A genomic stretch from Deltaproteobacteria bacterium includes:
- a CDS encoding class I SAM-dependent methyltransferase: MKTEGKENYIPALGFDFLTPLYDTVVKWTTREKVFKTKLVEQIDIPSSGRLLDLACGTATLTVALKRRFPHAETHGLDGDARILRIARRKAAASGAEINFSEALSTTMPYPAEYFDAIVTSLFFHHLTPANKRRTLEEVFRVLKAGGTLHLADWGKAANVLMKAASQPIIWLDGATTKDSLQGRLPELVAEAGLIEIDETASFGTFFGTIRLHKARKPL, encoded by the coding sequence ATGAAAACAGAAGGTAAAGAGAACTACATTCCCGCATTAGGGTTCGATTTTCTTACGCCCCTTTACGACACGGTGGTGAAGTGGACCACGCGGGAGAAGGTATTCAAAACAAAGTTGGTCGAGCAAATCGACATCCCGTCAAGCGGGCGCCTGTTGGATTTGGCTTGCGGGACGGCGACCTTGACCGTCGCGCTGAAACGTAGATTTCCTCATGCAGAAACTCATGGGCTTGACGGCGACGCGAGAATTCTTCGCATTGCCCGCCGCAAAGCCGCCGCCAGCGGTGCTGAAATAAATTTCAGCGAAGCTTTATCCACCACAATGCCGTACCCGGCTGAGTATTTCGACGCGATCGTGACGAGCTTGTTCTTTCATCATTTGACGCCCGCAAACAAGCGAAGAACTCTTGAAGAAGTATTCAGGGTTTTGAAGGCGGGAGGCACATTGCACCTTGCCGATTGGGGAAAGGCCGCAAATGTTCTGATGAAGGCAGCCTCCCAGCCGATCATCTGGCTCGACGGCGCGACGACCAAGGACAGCCTGCAGGGACGGTTGCCGGAACTTGTCGCGGAAGCCGGTCTTATTGAAATCGATGAAACGGCAAGTTTCGGAACATTTTTCGGCACGATTCGCCTTCACAAAGCGCGAAAACCACTTTAA
- a CDS encoding methyltransferase domain-containing protein yields the protein MSRNLRDIAKQHEWHNVRWFRRMAPVYDFAEIFARHIREKVVSDSGLSPGAKVFDMACGTGAQSIAFAKHGFSVVGVDLSPDMLARAKTVSGLDPSINSGTVAFKK from the coding sequence ATGAGCCGGAACCTGCGCGATATCGCAAAGCAGCACGAATGGCATAACGTCCGATGGTTTCGGAGGATGGCGCCGGTTTATGACTTCGCTGAGATTTTCGCGCGTCACATACGAGAAAAGGTTGTAAGCGATTCGGGCTTATCTCCTGGCGCGAAGGTGTTCGATATGGCTTGCGGAACTGGGGCGCAGAGCATCGCGTTCGCAAAACATGGATTTTCCGTCGTCGGCGTTGACTTATCACCCGACATGCTCGCACGGGCAAAGACCGTAAGCGGACTTGATCCGTCTATCAATTCCGGCACCGTGGCATTCAAGAAGTAG
- the feoB gene encoding ferrous iron transport protein B — protein sequence MLTITLAGNPNAGKTTLFNALTGMRQKVANYPGVTVERKEGAWHVGGEAVRLIDLPGLYSLNANSIDEEIARGALTGKISGLNAPDCIIAVVDATNLDRNLYLFTQLLEYRIPIVVALTMIDEAESRKTEIDAAKLSSHLKVPVVPVVAGKRRGLDELTRAIDEAIRNEAPAPADFPFFDRNGEAQSENGNASILARYSWISDAVQESVKERDSGGRAFSEKLDAVLTHKFFGLLILIGILLFVFQTIFSWAQLPMDLLDSVFGSLQDAARNSLPPGVLNDLIANGVIAGVGGVMIFLPQIVLLFFFISILEDTGYMARAAFLLDKLMSKAGLHGKAFVPLMSSFACAIPGVMATRTIENPKDRLATIMIAPFMSCSARLPVYTMMVGAFFTGQYVFGFVSVGAVLILSMYILGVVTAIIVAFILKRTILKAPPPPLLMELPPYRMPNFKVVFLNVYQRAGMFVKRAGTVILAISIILWALANFPRPPKGDAAATVATETQVERANESEEEQQKQIETAAAAEQLRYSLAGRMGKTIEPVIAPLGYDWKIGIGLISSFAARETFVSTMSILYNVGKDEDATSASLLQAMRDAKRDDGSPVWTPLLALTTMIFYLLAFQCMSTFATVRRETNSWGWTFFQVGYMTALAYVVTFLIYQGGRHLGF from the coding sequence ATGCTCACCATCACGCTAGCCGGAAATCCGAACGCCGGGAAAACGACGCTTTTCAACGCGCTGACGGGCATGCGGCAGAAGGTCGCGAACTATCCGGGCGTGACGGTGGAGCGAAAGGAGGGCGCCTGGCACGTCGGCGGCGAGGCGGTGCGATTGATCGATTTGCCCGGGCTCTACAGTCTCAATGCGAATTCGATCGACGAGGAAATCGCCCGTGGCGCGTTGACCGGCAAGATATCCGGCTTGAACGCGCCCGACTGCATCATCGCCGTCGTCGACGCGACGAATCTGGACAGAAATCTATATCTATTCACGCAGCTTCTTGAGTACCGGATCCCGATCGTCGTCGCACTCACCATGATCGACGAAGCCGAATCTCGGAAAACAGAAATCGACGCCGCGAAGCTATCTTCACATCTGAAGGTGCCGGTCGTCCCCGTCGTCGCGGGTAAGCGGCGCGGGCTCGACGAACTGACGAGGGCGATCGACGAGGCTATCCGAAATGAGGCACCTGCGCCGGCGGATTTTCCGTTCTTCGATCGCAACGGTGAAGCCCAGTCGGAAAACGGCAACGCCTCGATCCTTGCGCGGTACAGTTGGATCTCCGACGCCGTGCAGGAGTCGGTCAAAGAGCGCGATTCCGGCGGGCGTGCGTTCAGCGAAAAGCTCGACGCCGTATTGACGCATAAATTTTTCGGGCTTCTGATCCTCATCGGAATCCTGTTGTTCGTTTTCCAAACGATCTTTTCGTGGGCGCAACTGCCGATGGACCTGCTCGATTCGGTCTTCGGCTCCCTGCAGGATGCGGCCCGGAACTCGCTTCCGCCCGGAGTACTGAACGATCTGATCGCCAACGGCGTCATCGCCGGGGTCGGCGGCGTGATGATCTTCCTCCCGCAGATCGTTTTGCTGTTTTTCTTCATCTCGATCCTCGAGGACACGGGGTACATGGCGCGGGCGGCTTTCCTGCTCGATAAATTGATGAGCAAAGCCGGATTGCACGGCAAAGCCTTCGTGCCCCTGATGAGCAGTTTCGCGTGCGCGATCCCGGGGGTGATGGCGACCCGCACGATCGAAAACCCGAAAGACCGTCTGGCGACGATCATGATCGCGCCGTTCATGAGTTGCTCGGCGAGGCTCCCAGTCTACACGATGATGGTCGGGGCTTTTTTCACCGGGCAGTACGTGTTCGGGTTCGTGTCGGTCGGGGCGGTACTGATCTTGTCGATGTATATCCTGGGCGTGGTCACGGCCATCATCGTCGCTTTCATTTTGAAGCGTACGATCCTGAAAGCCCCGCCGCCGCCGCTGTTGATGGAGTTGCCGCCCTACCGGATGCCAAACTTCAAGGTCGTCTTCCTGAACGTCTACCAGCGCGCCGGGATGTTCGTCAAACGCGCCGGAACGGTGATCCTGGCGATCTCGATCATCCTCTGGGCTCTGGCGAATTTCCCGCGTCCGCCGAAAGGCGACGCGGCCGCGACGGTCGCGACCGAAACGCAAGTTGAAAGAGCGAACGAGTCGGAGGAAGAACAACAAAAGCAAATCGAAACCGCCGCCGCTGCCGAGCAGCTTCGTTACAGTCTCGCGGGGCGGATGGGCAAAACCATCGAGCCGGTGATCGCGCCGCTCGGGTACGACTGGAAGATCGGCATCGGGTTGATCTCGAGTTTCGCCGCGCGGGAGACTTTCGTTTCGACGATGAGTATTTTGTACAACGTCGGCAAGGACGAGGATGCGACCTCGGCATCGTTGCTTCAAGCGATGCGCGACGCAAAAAGGGACGACGGTTCCCCCGTGTGGACCCCGCTGCTAGCGCTCACGACGATGATCTTCTACCTTTTGGCGTTTCAGTGTATGTCCACGTTCGCGACCGTCAGGCGCGAAACGAACTCGTGGGGTTGGACGTTTTTTCAAGTCGGTTACATGACCGCACTGGCTTATGTCGTCACCTTCCTTATTTATCAGGGCGGCAGGCATTTGGGATTCTGA
- a CDS encoding winged helix-turn-helix transcriptional regulator, protein MKSAEAIGLLAETFRILGDPTRIKIAFALSKEELCVCDIANLLGVSQSAVSHSLRTLRQMKLVRFRREGKIAYYTLDDEHIANLFDEGFRHVEEFL, encoded by the coding sequence ATGAAGTCGGCGGAGGCGATCGGCTTACTCGCCGAGACTTTCAGGATCTTGGGTGACCCTACGCGAATCAAGATCGCGTTCGCGCTGTCGAAAGAGGAATTGTGCGTCTGCGACATCGCCAATCTGTTGGGCGTTTCGCAGTCGGCGGTTTCGCATTCCCTGCGGACGCTGCGGCAGATGAAACTCGTCCGTTTTCGCAGGGAAGGAAAGATCGCCTACTACACGCTCGACGATGAGCACATCGCCAATCTTTTCGACGAAGGCTTTCGGCATGTCGAAGAGTTTTTATAA
- a CDS encoding cation transporter, with product MEKTVFQIPQMDCPSEENLIRLRLDGIAGIKYLAFDIPQRRLTVHHEGRLDAIESSIADLNLGGTRVSTEQSEEVQFEEPAKQRRLLWTVLAINFGFFAIEMTTGLISGSMGLVADSLDMLADSFVYGISLFAVGAALARKQRIARLAGYFQLALAVVGFVEVIRRFLGVEEMPDFATMIVVSLLALVANGFCLYLLQKSKSNEAHMQASAIFTSNDVVINLGVIAAGVLVYLFGSNKPDLIVGMIVFVVVVRGALRILKLGKRADG from the coding sequence ATGGAGAAAACAGTTTTTCAAATACCGCAAATGGACTGCCCGTCCGAGGAGAACCTGATCAGGCTGAGGCTCGACGGGATCGCCGGGATAAAATACCTCGCCTTCGACATCCCGCAGCGGCGGCTGACCGTGCATCACGAAGGGCGGCTGGACGCGATCGAAAGTTCGATCGCGGATCTGAATTTGGGCGGCACCCGCGTCAGCACCGAGCAATCGGAAGAGGTCCAATTCGAAGAACCCGCAAAGCAAAGGAGATTATTGTGGACAGTCCTCGCGATCAACTTCGGATTTTTCGCGATCGAGATGACCACCGGCTTGATCTCCGGTTCGATGGGGCTGGTCGCTGACAGCCTCGACATGCTGGCCGACTCGTTCGTCTATGGCATCAGCTTGTTCGCGGTCGGCGCCGCCCTGGCTCGAAAACAGCGCATCGCAAGACTTGCGGGTTATTTTCAGCTGGCACTCGCCGTCGTCGGTTTCGTCGAGGTCATCCGCAGATTCCTTGGCGTCGAGGAGATGCCGGACTTCGCGACGATGATCGTCGTCTCGCTCCTCGCCCTGGTCGCGAACGGGTTCTGCCTATACCTACTCCAGAAATCAAAAAGCAACGAAGCACACATGCAGGCGAGCGCGATCTTCACGTCCAACGACGTGGTCATCAACCTCGGCGTGATAGCGGCCGGCGTGCTGGTCTACCTATTCGGATCGAACAAGCCGGATCTGATCGTCGGTATGATCGTGTTCGTCGTGGTCGTCCGCGGAGCATTGCGAATCTTGAAACTCGGGAAACGCGCCGATGGATAA
- a CDS encoding isoprenylcysteine carboxylmethyltransferase family protein yields the protein MDRYTLLIYLIVYLTVAFVLPTYRVWKRTGSNPVTFGGTDSAHDYVGTLFKVVMLIVFLAIGARALLPGVDEFLMPIFWLEFGAAQYVGYILLVASLIWVVTAQLQMGDSWRIGIDPAKTRLVSTGLFGVSRNPIFLGMMGTLLGLVLVLPNAFTLTSFALGFALMQIQVRLEEEFLRRSQEGKYEEYANRVRRWL from the coding sequence ATGGATCGTTACACGCTACTTATCTACCTAATCGTTTACCTTACCGTTGCGTTCGTTCTGCCGACGTACCGGGTCTGGAAACGCACCGGGAGCAACCCGGTCACGTTCGGCGGGACGGACAGCGCCCACGACTACGTCGGGACGCTGTTCAAGGTGGTGATGCTGATCGTCTTTCTGGCGATCGGGGCGAGGGCACTCCTCCCCGGCGTCGACGAATTCCTGATGCCAATATTCTGGCTGGAGTTTGGCGCAGCGCAGTACGTCGGCTACATCCTGCTGGTTGCCTCGCTGATTTGGGTCGTGACGGCCCAGTTACAAATGGGGGACTCGTGGCGGATCGGGATCGACCCCGCAAAGACCCGACTCGTGAGTACGGGCCTTTTCGGTGTCTCGCGGAACCCGATTTTCCTCGGGATGATGGGCACCCTGCTCGGCCTCGTGCTCGTGCTGCCGAACGCGTTCACGCTTACGAGTTTCGCGCTAGGTTTTGCCCTGATGCAGATTCAGGTGCGTCTGGAAGAAGAATTCTTACGACGGTCGCAAGAGGGCAAATACGAGGAATACGCGAATCGAGTGCGGCGTTGGTTGTGA
- a CDS encoding glyoxalase, with the protein MPLTIKELVTYVPSEDFGVSQRFYRGLGFELTEGWGGTMDCRLGNAVFRLQNYYNKDWAENFMMKFDVDDIEAWHAHSKEVIDTGNFGHARYDKGIELVGGDTKIFHVWDPCGILLIFIG; encoded by the coding sequence ATGCCGTTGACCATAAAGGAACTTGTCACTTACGTCCCATCCGAGGATTTCGGGGTTTCGCAGCGCTTCTACCGGGGGCTCGGTTTCGAGTTGACGGAGGGCTGGGGCGGGACGATGGATTGCAGACTCGGAAACGCCGTCTTCCGACTACAGAACTATTACAACAAAGACTGGGCGGAGAATTTCATGATGAAGTTCGATGTCGATGACATCGAGGCATGGCACGCGCACTCGAAAGAGGTGATCGACACCGGGAACTTCGGTCACGCCAGGTACGATAAGGGGATCGAGTTAGTCGGCGGCGACACGAAGATCTTCCACGTTTGGGACCCGTGCGGGATTTTACTGATCTTTATCGGCTAG